CCCACAAATTACGACTGGTGTGCTTGATACGCAGACAGACGCACAAGAACTCGGTCTAGGCGACAAGGTATTAACACCTTCGGTACCTGTAAAACAACTTACACTTCCCGAAGAAGTTGATCCGTTTGACACTTCAATTGCGGAGAATTTGGCACCAGGCGCAACCGAAATCAAGTTATTGGAGAGTGAATTAATTGAGcgttaaatttcatttaaataaccCGATTGATTACAAACCTACTATAAACCATAATGGCGAATCCATTTTTGATGGACGATGACTTGGATGGCGTTGACGCCGATCCCACAGCGAACCCTTTCTTCACAAAAGTCGATGCTGAAGAGGGTGAAGCAGAAACAGAGAATCCTTTCTCGGGACAATCGAATCCATTTGCATTTGGCGATGAACCTGATGACGGTCCAGCACCAGCGTCGGATATTGATCCAGCGATGAGCTTCTTTGGCACAACTATCGAAGCGGAGGATGATGCACTTAGCATTAAGTCTACAGCTGAAGAAGATGATGAAACTTCTAAAAGAGGTCCACCACCAAGGCCAGTGCCACCACAAACACAAGAACTTATTAATACAGTTTCTAACCAAATGGAGGAGACAAGTTCTGAGTTACTCGGTCGCATACCAGCTACTCGTTCTCCTAGTCCTGTTTCAATGCGTGACTTACATTCACCCAGTCCTACACCAGATTCTGGTTTGGCAGACTTGCTAGACGTATCAGATAGTGGTTCGTCTGGTAATATGCATGGATTCGAAATGGATCTAGTCGGTAGTGGTACTAACAATAGTGCAGATAACCCCTTCGGTGTGCCAACAGCCATTCCTAGCTTACATGGCGCAACACCTATGCCATCACCAGCAAAGCAACAACCTCCGCGACCACCACCACCACGTCCAGTACCACCAAGGCCGGCACCACCAAATGGCATACCAGCGCAACGCAATCAACCACCTCCACGACCAACTCCCCCAGCTCCGGAGCCAGCTACTCAGCCCGCTGCTGAGGTGGCAGATAGTGAAGATCTATTCGATATGTTTGGCACAACCAAACCATCTAAACCACCACCACCAAAGAGCAAGGAAGACATACTAAGTTTGTTTGAAAAGCCAGCACAACCAGTATCCAAACCAGATCTATTAAGCGACGATCTTGTACTTGAACCTTCACCAGAAATGCCAGATGACGAACAGAATAAAGAAATAGAAGATCCTATTTTCAGTTCTATGCTAACTCGACCTGATGAGAGCACACACGACATTACATCTCAACCACAGGCAGCAGATTTAAACATATCGTTGATAAATAATGTGGAAAGAAAAGAACTGGTAGTCGATGACACAAAACCACGTGCACCAACTCCGGACATTGAAATAACGACTGTCGAAGATCTTCCACGTTCTGACGATGAAGATGAGCCAGAGCCAGTAAAACCAGCACCACCGGTGGTCATTGAAACCAAGCCAAGTCCCGACGAAGATGATGAAGAACTAGAAAAAGATGAAAAAGAGGTTGTACCAGCGGCTGCAGAACCGGCAGCCTTTACATCTGTCGATTCCGATCACAGTCCTCCTACGGAGTCAGGAGCAACCACGCAGGCTCTGCCAGAGTCATCTTTAGAGGCTATTACCGAACAGCAGAATAGTGAGTTTGAGCAAATGGATACGGGTCTGGATTTTGCACCGGCTAGTGCTGTTCCCAGTGGTGCTGCCTCTGCAAATCCATTTGCTAGTCCAGACGAAGAAGAAGAGACCTATCCTCCGGCTTCTGCGGTGACGAATATATTTGCAGTCGACGATATTGACCCTACACTGGTGACCAACATCTTTACTACAGCGACAGACACCATGACAACCTCTGCCGTGCcagttaatatttttgcacCGGATCCTGAACCAGAAGCTATCACAGTAAATTCATACGCAGCTAATAACATCTTTGCCAGCGAGCCAGATGAATTTGACGCTTTCTCGGCCAAATTTGATTCTGTTAAGAAGGATAACGTGAGCATACTGGATGGCTTTGGTGGTTCGGGTGCTGTTACTCCCTCAGGCGGTGACGGTAGGTTATGACTAGTGTcatgttatatatttataccttacatttttgcattttttttttagcttggGGTGACAGTGCATTTGGTTCACCTGCTGCGACAACTAATGTCTTTGGCGGGACCGATGGCTTCGAGAATGAGGATGACGACTTCTACGCAATGAAAGCACCAGTACGTGCCGATTCGGTTGAGTCCGTAGACAAGGAATTCAATGTCGTAATACGGCCTAAAGGTGAA
The DNA window shown above is from Bactrocera tryoni isolate S06 chromosome 4, CSIRO_BtryS06_freeze2, whole genome shotgun sequence and carries:
- the LOC120774853 gene encoding protein stoned-B, which codes for MANPFLMDDDLDGVDADPTANPFFTKVDAEEGEAETENPFSGQSNPFAFGDEPDDGPAPASDIDPAMSFFGTTIEAEDDALSIKSTAEEDDETSKRGPPPRPVPPQTQELINTVSNQMEETSSELLGRIPATRSPSPVSMRDLHSPSPTPDSGLADLLDVSDSGSSGNMHGFEMDLVGSGTNNSADNPFGVPTAIPSLHGATPMPSPAKQQPPRPPPPRPVPPRPAPPNGIPAQRNQPPPRPTPPAPEPATQPAAEVADSEDLFDMFGTTKPSKPPPPKSKEDILSLFEKPAQPVSKPDLLSDDLVLEPSPEMPDDEQNKEIEDPIFSSMLTRPDESTHDITSQPQAADLNISLINNVERKELVVDDTKPRAPTPDIEITTVEDLPRSDDEDEPEPVKPAPPVVIETKPSPDEDDEELEKDEKEVVPAAAEPAAFTSVDSDHSPPTESGATTQALPESSLEAITEQQNSEFEQMDTGLDFAPASAVPSGAASANPFASPDEEEETYPPASAVTNIFAVDDIDPTLVTNIFTTATDTMTTSAVPVNIFAPDPEPEAITVNSYAANNIFASEPDEFDAFSAKFDSVKKDNVSILDGFGGSGAVTPSGGDAWGDSAFGSPAATTNVFGGTDGFENEDDDFYAMKAPVRADSVESVDKEFNVVIRPKGESTQGIAPQLAPPPPPARSAVGQVSSDTSPVVNPFEDTGFPAPAAISEENKVKRTDSQDTPQTPLFDEDVSQPLEDFPRLNYVGPGWEMQLRQPNKKKITGQRFWKKIFVRLVIQNDVPVVQLLNQVSDKQPFQELPLQPSYSVSEIGAQQYDQFGKIFTIKLQYIFYKERPGVRPGQVTKAERITNKLTKFAQYAIAGDYEGVKEFGSDLKKLGLPVEHAPQSSQLFKIGSMNYEDMKQFSICIEEALFRLPALRERALTYKMEEVQVTAVDEIVVEQDYEGKILKQIARVRLFFLAFLTGMPSIELGVNDMWRQGKEVVGRHDIIPVATEEWIRLEAVEFHSVVNQEEYEKTRTIKFQPPDANYIELLRFRVRPPKNRELPLQLKATWCVTGNKVELRADILVPGFTSRKLGQIPCEDVSVRFPIPECWIYLFRVEKHFRYGSVKSAHRRTGKIKGIERILGAVDTLQESLIEVTSGQAKYEHHHRAIVWRCPRLPKEGQGAYTTHQLVCRMALTSYDQIPSELAPYAFVEFTMPATQVSHTTVRSVSVQDSDSDEPPEKYVRYLARHEYKVGIETTHGESTNAYLAATRPIREEPTPKPVASPVPPSDSDTDSN